Within Leptospira noumeaensis, the genomic segment GTCTGAGGTGACCACCACTCGGCCAGCTAAATTTGTTTTTGCTTCTTCTAAATACCGAACAATGGATTGGCATTGGATTTTAACAACTTTCCCATCTTTTTTCTGATTGAGAACTGGGTTATTTTCTAAACTAACCGTACCCGCCATTTTATTATAAATGCCTTTTGATGCAGTGAGAGTGACGCCGTTTTGGAAGTCTTCGACAACCACTTGGCCTTTCAAATTTCCTATAAGTGCATCTTCTCCAATGATTTCAATTTCTCTTGCACTTAGTTTGATGGTTTTATGCATAATGTAAGCACCACCACCTAAAATAAATACTTTCACAGGAAACCCATTAATAGTGCGTTCTTCTTGGGTGAGACTACTTCCTCCCCAAACCACAGGAATTTTATCTTTTTTATCCTTCTTTTTTTCGGGAGAAAAAATAGAATTTTCATTCTTTAATAAATCTTCAGAACCGTATAACACGGGTATAGGGGATGGATTAACCCGAAGGATAGAAACAAACAAAAGATAAAACAAAATTTGTTTTTTCATTATTTTTCCTTCAGCGGATTACTTCCGCCAACCGTCACAGCTTTTGGTTGGATGATGGTAAACTTATTGAGACTTTTATCGGCACGAAGTCCTTTCCCGCGAATGGTAGTTCCATCTGAATACACAAGTACATCATCTTCAGATGATAAGGTTTTATCATCCAAGTTGTAAGTAAGAGTTTCAGACTCTATATATTTACCGTCGTTTGTTTTTAATTTAACCTTCCCACTAAGGACTACCGTTTTTGTGGAGTGGTTGATTTCCCCTCGATCGCCGGTCATTGCAGACGTAACTTTCCCTTTTTCTAATTGTTTGAACTCGAAACCATACACGATGGTTTTGTTTTCTTTAGGGAAAATATATGATTCATCCCCTTTGAGTTTCCATTCCAATTCCCCCGATTCTTTATAAGAAGACCGAGAAAAATTACGCATAGAAATCATAGAACCTGATTCTTTTTCCACTTCAATACGAAGGTATTCTTTATCTTTACAGCTAACAATTGCTAAAAGATAGAAAAATATTTTCAACCTTCGCATCATAAAGAATGATTAATCCTCTAAAAATTTGGTTTTTACCAAACGATCGAGTTCCAAAAGTTGGGTTAATAGAGTTCTGGCTTTTGCTAATGGAAACTGAGTGGTGGCATCAGATAATGCTTTTTCTGGATCTGGATGTACTTCCATAAAAAGTCCTTCCACTCCAACAGAGACAGCTCCGCGAACCATATGAGGAATGAATTCACGAACCCCACCTGTAATGTTTCCTGCAGCACCAGGAAGTTGTGCGGAATGAGTGGCATCAAAAACAATAGGAATTCCATGTTTGTGCATCATAGGAATCCCGCGTAAGTCAAACACCAAGTTGCCGTATCCGAAACTAGCTCCCCTTTCGGTCACCATATACTTTTCAGATCCAGACTCTTGGATTTTTGTTTTGATATGACGGGTGTCATCTGGTGCCATAAACTGGCCTTTTTTTACATTCACCCATTTTCCAGTTTCCGCTGCCTTTGCAATGAGATCAGTTTGGCGGCTAAGAAAAGCTGGAATTTGAAAGATATCAACTGTATCTTTTAAAGGATCTACTTGGATGGTTTCATGAATGTCAGTAAGCACGGGAACATTGTATTTGTTTTTGATAAAATCCAGAAGTTTCCTTCCTTCCTCTAAACCAGGTCCCCTATAAGAATTGATGGAAGACCGATTGGCTTTGTCAAAAGAAGATTTAAAGATATAAACAATCCCTAAATCATCACAAATGGCTTTCATCTCTCCACAAACTCTGTCGAGTAAATCTTTGTTTTCCATGACACAAGGTCCGGAAATTAGAAAGAAGGGATTACGACCCCCGATTTTTTTACCGAAAAACTCTCTTTCTTCAATTAAATCGTACATCTTAATCCTCCGTTTTTTTAGCTAGTTTGGATGCGGCGCGAATGAAACCGGCAAAAAGTGGATGTGGATCTGTTGGCTTGGATTGGAATTCCGGATGAAACTGCACTCCCACAAACCAAGGATGGTTTGCCACTTCTACAATTTCCGCCAAACTTCCATCAGGTGAGAATCCCGCAAGATTCATACCTTTTTTTTCGAAATCATCTTTGTATCGCAAAGTGAATTCAAATCTATGTCTATGTCTTTCAGAAATTCGTTCTGCCTTGTATTCAGAATAAGCAAGACTTCCCTTTTTTACGATACAAGGATAAGCCCCAAGTCGCATGGTTCCACCCATACGTTCGATTTCTTTTTGTTCTTCGATCATAGAAATCACAGGATGATCTACATTGGGTTTAAATTCTGTGGAGTTAGCATCCTTATAACCCAAAACATTTCTTGCAAATTCAATGACAGCACACTGCATCCCAAGGCAAATTCCAAAAAATGGAATTTGTTTGGTTCTGGCATATTGGATGGCGGCAATTTTGCCTTCAATCCCTCGTTCCCCAAATCCGCCGGGGACTAAAATTCCATGTACACCTTTTAAATGGTCTTTGATATTTTTAGAATCGATATCTTCTGGATTGATTTTGATGACATTCACTTCTACGTCATTGGCAATCCCACCATGAGCCAATGATTCATAAACCGAACGATAGGCATCTTGTAACGAAATGTATTTTCCAATCAACGCTACCTTTACGGTCTTCTTCGTGTTACGAATTTTTTTGACCATATTTTCCCACTGGGAAAAATTCAGCTTACGAAGATCCATACCAAGAGCATTGAGGACCACTTCATCCAATTTATCTTCCCGATACATGAGAGGAATTTCATAGATAGAAGTTGTGATATCAACCGCTGAGATTACATTTTGTTCTTTAACGTTACAAAAGAGAGAAATTTTATTTTTCATCTCCTTTGACATTGGTTTGTTGATCCGGCAAATAAGGATGTCTGGTTGGATTCCAAGTGCCAGGAGTTCTTTTACAGAATGTTGTGTTGGTTTTGTTTTTGCTTCGCCCGCTGCTGTAATGGTTGGGACAAGAGTTAGGTGCAAAAACAAAACTTGGCCTGCACCATGTTCATAACGCATTTGCCTGATGGCTTCGAGAAAGGGAACGGACTCAATGTCACCTACGGTTCCACCGATTTCTACAATTACAAAATCTGTTTCTTGGTCTCGTGTTAAGTTATAAATACGGTTTCGAATTTCATTGGTGATATGTGGTACAACTTGTACGGTTCTTCCTAAATAATCACCTTTTCTTTCTCTTTCAATCACCGCATGATAAATTTGACCAGTGGATACGGAATTTTTACGAGAGAATTTAGATTTTGTAAATCTTTCGTAATAACCTAAATCTAAATCTGTTTCTGCACCGTCTTCGGTGACATACACTTCCCCATGTTGGTACGGACTCATCGTACCTGGGTCAATGTTGATATAGGGATCCATTTTTTGTAAAGAGACGGTATAACCCCTGGCTTCTAACAAACAACCGAGAGCTGCAACGGTAACCCCTTTGCCTAAAGAAGAGGAAACGCCACCGGTAATAAAAATATATCTGGTCTTGGACAAAATGGACCTCAAAAAAGAATGTTTTTTACAGAGTGGTGGGATTTGGGTCCAAAATCAATACGTTTAGGAAGGAGATTTTGCTTTTTCTAAAATCTTGGTTGTGGATTTTCCCTGAACAAAAGGCAAAATTTGAATATCCGCTCCCATCTCTTTTAAAATTTGGTATTCCGGCAGGGTTTCTACTTGGTAGTCTCCTCCCTTGGAATGAACCGATGGTTTTACTTTTTTCAAAATTTCGAGAGGAGTATCCTCTGCAAACGAAGATACAAAGTCTACAGAAGAGAGACCGGCAAGGACTGTCATTCGGTCTTCACAAGAATTGATGGGTCGAGTCTCCCCTTTTAGTCGCCTAACACTGGCATCTTCATTGACCCCAATCCATAGTAAATCCCCTAAATCACGAGCCTGAGCCAAATAACTCACATGGCCTGGGTGCAAAATATCAAAACATCCATTGGTAAAAACAATTCGTTTCCCTTCGAGTGACTTTCTTTTGGATTCAATTTGATCTAAAGGAACAATTTTGGAATTTAATTGATCGTAAAAACTCATGCGGTTACATCCAAATAACCAAGTGTTTGTAAGGCCTCTTCAATTTCTGTTTGTGTGACAGTGGCAGCACCTAACTTACCTACAACGATCCCTGCACTGACATTGGAAATGAGTGCTGCATCAGCAATCGGCATTCCTGTAGCAACAAAGGCAGTGTATGTGGTAATCACAGTGTCCCCCGCACCCGTCACATCAAAAACTTCTTTGGCCACTGTTGGGATGTGGTAAAAGGAATCAGTCTTTCTTTCATAAATGGACATTCCTTTTTCCCCACGAGTGATCATCATGGCATCGGGTGTGAGTTTTTCAGAAATTTCCCGACAAGCCGTTTCAATTTCAGAATCACTGATGAGTTTTCTACCCAAAGCCTTTCCGGCTTCATGATGATTCGGAGTCATAATATGGATATTTTTATATAAGAAAAAGTGGCTTACTTGCGGATCAACTGTCACAATTTTATTCTCAAGGTTACAAAGAGCAATGACGGACTGAATGAGTGAAGGTGTGAGATACCCTTTATCATAATCTGATAAAATAACAGCGGAACATTCTTTTAATTTTGATTCAAATTGTTTGAGAACAGAACTTTCTTCTTCTTTTGTCAGAGGAACTACTTCCTCTCTGTCCACCCGACAAATTTGTTGGTGGGTCGCTATGATCCTAGTTTTTAAAATGGTAGGAAGGGTTTTGGATTTTAATAAAACTAAATCTTCTTTCGAAACCGAATTTTTGAGTAAAAGTCCTTCTAAAGAATCCCCAGCTTTGTCCTCTCCAATTCGTCCAAATACGGCTCCAGAAACTCCAATGGATGATAAATTCTGAACCACATTGCCCGATCCACCTAAGGATTGTTTTTCGTTTCGAACCCAAACTACGGGTACAGGAGCTTCAGGGGAAATTCGTTCCACAGAACCAATCAAATATTCATCCAAAATCAAATCGCCAATCACAAGTATTTTGATTTTGCCTAAATCCTCGAAAGATTTACGAAGTGAAGTTTTCTTAATTTTCAACAAAGCCAGATCCTTGAATTAGTTTACAACTAAACATAGAATCTAAAACCTTTCTCTGTGTCAACCTTCCCCTTACCTCTCTTTCCCTTACCAGATGTATTTCTGTTTCCGGGAATGTTTTTGCCTCTCCATATCTTCGAACCTAGGTATCGGATGATGTTAGATTTTTGTATGGAAAACGGCGGGGAACTGGGAATGGCACCTTATCCGAAAAATTGGATTGGGGCTGGCCTTCCTCCCATCCCGGAAGTTGTGGGGTATGGACATATCATCCAAAAGGAATCCTTACCGGATGGAAGATCCAATATCATTCTAGAAGGAATTGGAACTGCTGAAATTGTGAGTTTGGATTCCACAGAACCATTTTACATTGCTCAAATTGTTCGCAGGGAACACCAAAGAAATAAAAATGTTTCTGAAACCTTAAAAGAAAAAATTGAAGAATTACTCGTTCTCACCAAACGGATATTACTTGCCGAGGGCGCTGAAGAAGATTTAATTTTAAAAATGAACCAAATTTTGGTTCATCCTTATCCAGTCGATTTTATTGCATCCCTCATCTACTTTGATTTTAAAACGAAACAAACCATTTTGGAAACCACACATTTAGAAACCAAAGCGGATCTTCTCAAAACAGTTTTACTTGGTCTTAATTTAAGTGAGTAGAAGGTTTTGTTTTTAATTCAGCGACTAAAAATAAGAATTCAGGCATATCGGTTGGATTTTCACGGAAAAACACCCTAGGGTTTGTTTCTTTAGAGTTCAAATACAAATAACTAGAATTTTCTTTTCGGATGTATGCCCGTTCTAAGTAGTGATTGGTTTGTGAATAGTGTAAAAAATCTTTCATCAAATCACTAATGGCAATGTCACCTTCACTTTGTTTGTTTGTTGCAGAAAAGAAAACAGAAGTAGTATCATTCTCTTCTCTCTCCCAATGGAATTCACTAGTCCAATGTCCTTTCCCACCAAAAGCAAGAGTCGGATTTACGGAATCGGAAACTAAATTGGGGATAAATTCTTGGGATTCCCAAGGAACTCCTTTGCCTAAAAAATTCACTTTGGCTAGGTAAGTTTTCCAATGTTTGGAAAGCCCTCTCACTTGCAGTTTTGGCAAAGACAAACTTTCACGTAAAAATCCACGTAAGGTGAGAAATCCTAAAAATCCCAGATGCACTTGAGTCACGGATTGGAAGTCCCAAACCTCTTCTTGTTTCATGTGCGATAAAAACAAGGAATCCATCGCATAAAAGTCCTGGTGTTGGTAGGGGTAAAAAACGCCTGTAGATGAGGAAACTAAAGATCCGTCCGATCGATTCACAATAAGAATATCGACGGGAGGAGAAAAAGGGAAGAGTAAAAACCGCCCGTGAACCAGGCGGCTTAAAATTAAATTAGCTTAATCAGCTGCATACAAAGCAGTGATTTTGTCTTTGTACTTTTCCGTGATTAAGTGGCGTTTCATTTTGAAAAGGTTTGTCAATTCATCACCCACTTCAAACGGTTTGGTAATGAGAATGAACGGAGTCACCTGTTCAAAAGACTTAAATCCAGTTTTGGTATTGTTCAGAGCTTTGATTTCCTTTTTGTAGAAATCGAGAACCTTCGGATTTTCTATGAGTTTCTGTTTATCAGTCTCAGAAATTCCGTTTTCTTTCGCCCATTCTGTCAATTTGTCAAAATCAGGAACAACGAGTGCACCCAAATTCTTTTGGTCTTGTCCAATCACCATGACTTGCGCAATGAATGGAGACTCTGTGAGTTTGTCCTCGATAGGAACTGGCTCCACGTTTTCTCCACCAAGAAGAACCACAGTATCTTTCGCACGACCAGTGATGGTAAGGGTCTTTTTGAAATTGAACATTCCAATATCTCCCGTATCCATCCAACCATCTTTTAGAACTTTTGCTGTTGTTTCTGGATTTTTATAATACCCTTTCATCACTTGTGGTCCGCGGATGTGGATGACCCCACGAGCTCCGTATTTTCCAGAAATGAGTTTTTGGTTGGCATCCACATGTGTAAGAACATTTCCTAAATCATCCCGGATTTGTACGGAAGTTTCAGGAGTGATCACCCCAACAGAACCTTGGACTAACTTTTTGAAAGTTCTTACAGAAATTACCGGAGAAGTTTCCGTCATTCCATATCCTTCCAATACATTAATTCCAATATCATTGAAGAATGCATCCACATGTCTTTGGAGAGCTCCACCACCAGAAACAGATGCCTTTAGTTCTCCACCAGTAGCCTCTCTGATTTTGGAAAGCACCACTAAATCCAAAAGGAAATAAGGAACTGCCAAAACAATGGCTACAACCAAATAATAGAGTCCTCTAAAAAGGGAAACGATTGGGTTTCTTCCTACATAATCTACTTGGTTTCCTTTTAGGAACCTTGTTGCTGCGTTGAAATGTTTAGAGAAAAAATAAGCCAAATTGAATAAACCACGACGGATCGCAGGGGTTTGTTTTGGATCATTGATTCTAGTATAAATTCCGTTATAGATACTTTCCCAAAGTCTTGGAGCGGATGCCATAAAAGTCGGTTTTGACTTTTTCATATCATCGCGAAGGTCACGAACATTGGTATAGTATGTGGCACAACCAGCAGCAATTGCTAGGTATTCAAATACTCTTTCAAATACGTGCCAAACAGGAAGGATGGATAACATCCTTTCATCTTTTTTGATTTCGATCATACTTCCCAAGATGGCAGAGGTTTGGTGGATCATGTTGCTATGTTTCAACATAACACCTTTTGGCATACCTGTCGTTCCAGAAGTATAAATGATTGTGAAAAGGTCATCAGGGGCGATTGCTTTCATCCGCTCTTCTGCTTTTTTAGAACCCTTTGCACGAAGTTCCTTACCTTTTTCGATAAGATCATAAAGTTTCAAAACACCTGTAGCAGTGGACTTGTTGTCCATAACAATCAAGGTTTTCGCAAATTCCAATTGGGAACGATTCTTTTGGAATTTCTCGAGCATTTTGTCATTCTCGAGAAACACAACTTTCGCTTCACAGTGGTTTAGAATATAAGCAATTTCTGAATCGGTAATGTCTGTTCCGCGGGGAACATCACAAGCACCACTCATAAGAATTCCATAATCGGAAACAATCCACTCCAATCGGTTATCTGCAAGCAAGGCAACATTTTCTTTGGCAGCGACACCCAAATCAATGAGAGCTTCTGCTAAGTTGATACCAAGATCGTATACTTCTTTAAAAGTGACGGGTTTATAGGACTTAGATTCGTCTTTACTGACGAACGCGGGGCGGTTCCCAAATTTTTCAGCACTCTGCTGGAAGAGTTCGGGCAAATTGGCTGGCATTATTCTGACTCCTTTCTCAAAAGAAAACGTAAAAAGGTATCTTTAAGGGACTTTTTTAACGAACATGAGTCAAGACATTTTCAATCTTGTCATTGAAATCAATAGAAAATCAAAATGTTGTTTCGCATTGCACAATTATGGCAGATCCGACTCGGCCCATACATGTGAGCGAATCACAAGCCCGGAAAGGTCTGACCCAATGATCCCATACTGCCTATGCACAATTTTTCCGGCGCGATCAAAGACAAGGAGACATGGAATTCCTTCTACATGATAAAAATCTGTCATTTTCCAGTCTTTGTCAAGTAAGGTGGGATAACTCATCTTCAATCGATCCATATCTTTTTGGATTTTTTCCAAAGGTTCAGAGGTATCTGTATTGATTCCTCGGAATACAAAGTCCTTTTCTGAAACCGAAGACTTCCACTGGTTGATGGTAGGGACTGCTTTGGCACAAGGTTCACACCAAGTGGCCCAAAAATCCAAAACAACAACCTTCCCTTTAAAATCCTCTAATCTTTCTTTTTTCCCTGTAAGTCCTGGGAGAGAATCGGGATAAAAATCACTCACTTCCTTTGAGGGTTTACAAAAAAAGAGAGAAAGGAGAAAGATCAGATAAAAACTGGATGTAGAACGTCTGAATACTTGGATCATCATTTTTGAATTCACTAATTTATAATTACTTCTCCAACTTAGACGAATGGAATGATTACGTAAAGGGAAACTGGAGTGGAAAAGGAATTTCCATGATTCCTTCCATGGTGCAACCCTATGAAACGGGAGATGGAACAACCGTTATCTGGAAAGCAGGCCCTAAAGAAATCAAATCCCATTTCAAACGTGGAAAACAAGAATTTTCTCTGGTTTGGATTCTCGAATCGGAAGTTCTATGTGATAGAATCAAACTAACCGCAAAAGACGCAGATTGGGAATGTGAAATCCAAGCCATGACAAAAGACAGGTTTCATTTACATGTCCAACCAAAATCGGATAAATCCAAAATTCTATATTCGGGTGTGGTCACCAAAAAGACGGGTTTATTCTCCTTCCTCTAAAACCTTTCTAAAAACTTCTTCCGTAATCTTTGCTGCATTTTCCCAAGTAAACTCGGAGATGGAAACTTCTGGAGGGATTGGTTTCTCAAAGAATTTTTTGATTGATTCCGCCCAGGCCTTCGCATCCTCCTTTGTTTGGTAAGGAAGGTAAGTCACACCATCTTTGCCAATTTCACGAAACGTAGGAATGTCAGAAACAACACAATTCAAACCGTGGAAGATGGCTTCTACCATGGGAATTCCAAACCCCTCATATTTACTCGCAAAAGCAAACAGTCCCGCTCTTTTGTAGAGGTGTTGTAATTCAGAGTCAGAGACAGAATCTAAAATATGAATGTCTTTAAACAAAGCACGTTCTTGTCTTAACTCTTCTATAAATTCCGAAGACTCCCAACCGATTTTTCCAACAATCACCCAAGGTCTGTAATGGTGTGGGTCTATTTTTCGATACTCGCGAAAGACTTCGAGTAAAAATGGATAGTTCTTTCTTGGTTCAATGGTGGATACAGAAAGTAAATAATCTGTACCCAAATCTTTCACCCGTAGAGATGGTTCCGTTTCCAAAAGTTTCAACATTTCCTCTGGATTCACTCCTGGGTAAGAAACACCTGTTTGGTCTACGGGATAATCAAATTTACGACACATATCATCGCTAGTTTGTTTGGATATGGATAGGATAAAACTTGACCGTCTAACAGAGTAACGTTGAAACAACCTTTGTTGTACTTTGGCAATCCAACGCATAGTTTCGGGATACAAATACAAAACCAAATCACAATAAGTCAAAACCGCAGATAAGGAACTAGGCAAAAAAGGAGGTAGAACTTGTTGAGAGCCCCAAAACAAATCCAATCGATGTTTTAGTAGATAAAAAGGAATGAATAGATTGTAATACAATCCACCTTTCCATTTGAGAAATCCCCCACCTTTCACCCAAGTTACATTAGGTAAATTTAAAACTGCTTTATGATCTTCATGAATCGGCAAATGAGAAAATAAAAAGAAATCATATTCTTCTTTATGAGGAAATGCTTTTAAGGTTTCAGCAATTAACCTTCCCACTCCCGATACTCGTGTGGACAATGGCCTGGCATCGAGGCCAATTCGTTTGGTGGTTCTTACCATCGTTCCTTTACCTTGAGGGACAATTGGTGGAAATCAATTTTAGATTCCAGATAAGTAACCGCTGTTTTTTTACCTGCGACAAGACCGAAGGATAAAGTCTCCGCTTGGTTGAATTTGTATTCCTTATCTTTTAATGGGAAACAAGTAAAATTCTCTTCATCCAAAAGAGCAATGCCCCCACAAATATCCCATTCGTTTTTTGGTTTCAATGAAACAATGAGATCAATGAATCCTGCTGATAACAAACCTAACTTATACGCAATACTTCCCATGGAACGAATTTCAAAATCTTCCTGCCAAAAAGAATCAGAGAACAAACCTTCTTTCATTTCTGATAAAGATACAAGTAGAATTGGTTTTTTGGAAACTGGTTTCTCTTCTGCTAAAGGTTCCAATACAGAACCACTTTCAACAACCAAGGTTCTAAAATTTTCTTCTGTGGCAAAGGGAGGTTGTAACTTAGCAAAAAAAGTATTTCTATTTTTGGAAAAAAATTCACCAGTGGCTGGATTAAAAATAACACCCCAAATGGCTTCGCCGTTACGAACGAGTCCTAAACTGAGTGCAAATTGGTCGTTTTTTTTGACAAACTCGCGAGTTCCGTCAATGGGATCCAATATCCAAACCCATTCCTTATCCAAACGCCTGTTTGTATCTAATTTTTCTTCGGATAAAAATCCATGGTTTGGGAAACGAGCAGATATTTTTTCAAAAAGAAATTCACTCGCAAACAAATCCGCTTCGGTGACAGGATCGTTGCCACCTTTGTCACGAATCTGGAAGTCTGATTTATAAATGGAAAGAATTGAATCCCCTACCGATAACACCCACTGCCAAACTTCCCTAAAATCGTTTTCTTCCATTCCGTCCCGATATAAAATCTAATTCTTTTTTTCTTCTTTATGTGCACCCGCACCGAGATCCAGACCTTCTGGTTTCTCTAACACAATTTCTTCTGATGGTGAAGTCACATATGTTTCAGGATCAACTGGAAATTGGTATTGAAAATAATAGTTCTTATACTTTACAAAAAAAGTATTGGTTCCTTCTGGACGTTCTGTTTGTAAGTCTTGGAATTTAAGATCTTTTAAATCCTTTTTTGGATTGGATAGTCTTTTGGAGAGAGTACTTCTTACCGAACTTACCATATTGGTTTCAAAATTTTT encodes:
- the lptC gene encoding LPS export ABC transporter periplasmic protein LptC, with protein sequence MMRRLKIFFYLLAIVSCKDKEYLRIEVEKESGSMISMRNFSRSSYKESGELEWKLKGDESYIFPKENKTIVYGFEFKQLEKGKVTSAMTGDRGEINHSTKTVVLSGKVKLKTNDGKYIESETLTYNLDDKTLSSEDDVLVYSDGTTIRGKGLRADKSLNKFTIIQPKAVTVGGSNPLKEK
- the kdsA gene encoding 3-deoxy-8-phosphooctulonate synthase, yielding MYDLIEEREFFGKKIGGRNPFFLISGPCVMENKDLLDRVCGEMKAICDDLGIVYIFKSSFDKANRSSINSYRGPGLEEGRKLLDFIKNKYNVPVLTDIHETIQVDPLKDTVDIFQIPAFLSRQTDLIAKAAETGKWVNVKKGQFMAPDDTRHIKTKIQESGSEKYMVTERGASFGYGNLVFDLRGIPMMHKHGIPIVFDATHSAQLPGAAGNITGGVREFIPHMVRGAVSVGVEGLFMEVHPDPEKALSDATTQFPLAKARTLLTQLLELDRLVKTKFLED
- a CDS encoding CTP synthase, which encodes MSKTRYIFITGGVSSSLGKGVTVAALGCLLEARGYTVSLQKMDPYINIDPGTMSPYQHGEVYVTEDGAETDLDLGYYERFTKSKFSRKNSVSTGQIYHAVIERERKGDYLGRTVQVVPHITNEIRNRIYNLTRDQETDFVIVEIGGTVGDIESVPFLEAIRQMRYEHGAGQVLFLHLTLVPTITAAGEAKTKPTQHSVKELLALGIQPDILICRINKPMSKEMKNKISLFCNVKEQNVISAVDITTSIYEIPLMYREDKLDEVVLNALGMDLRKLNFSQWENMVKKIRNTKKTVKVALIGKYISLQDAYRSVYESLAHGGIANDVEVNVIKINPEDIDSKNIKDHLKGVHGILVPGGFGERGIEGKIAAIQYARTKQIPFFGICLGMQCAVIEFARNVLGYKDANSTEFKPNVDHPVISMIEEQKEIERMGGTMRLGAYPCIVKKGSLAYSEYKAERISERHRHRFEFTLRYKDDFEKKGMNLAGFSPDGSLAEIVEVANHPWFVGVQFHPEFQSKPTDPHPLFAGFIRAASKLAKKTED
- the rfaE2 gene encoding D-glycero-beta-D-manno-heptose 1-phosphate adenylyltransferase; translated protein: MSFYDQLNSKIVPLDQIESKRKSLEGKRIVFTNGCFDILHPGHVSYLAQARDLGDLLWIGVNEDASVRRLKGETRPINSCEDRMTVLAGLSSVDFVSSFAEDTPLEILKKVKPSVHSKGGDYQVETLPEYQILKEMGADIQILPFVQGKSTTKILEKAKSPS
- the rfaE1 gene encoding D-glycero-beta-D-manno-heptose-7-phosphate kinase, with amino-acid sequence MKIKKTSLRKSFEDLGKIKILVIGDLILDEYLIGSVERISPEAPVPVVWVRNEKQSLGGSGNVVQNLSSIGVSGAVFGRIGEDKAGDSLEGLLLKNSVSKEDLVLLKSKTLPTILKTRIIATHQQICRVDREEVVPLTKEEESSVLKQFESKLKECSAVILSDYDKGYLTPSLIQSVIALCNLENKIVTVDPQVSHFFLYKNIHIMTPNHHEAGKALGRKLISDSEIETACREISEKLTPDAMMITRGEKGMSIYERKTDSFYHIPTVAKEVFDVTGAGDTVITTYTAFVATGMPIADAALISNVSAGIVVGKLGAATVTQTEIEEALQTLGYLDVTA
- a CDS encoding LON peptidase substrate-binding domain-containing protein, which translates into the protein MFLPLHIFEPRYRMMLDFCMENGGELGMAPYPKNWIGAGLPPIPEVVGYGHIIQKESLPDGRSNIILEGIGTAEIVSLDSTEPFYIAQIVRREHQRNKNVSETLKEKIEELLVLTKRILLAEGAEEDLILKMNQILVHPYPVDFIASLIYFDFKTKQTILETTHLETKADLLKTVLLGLNLSE
- a CDS encoding LIC11631 family protein, producing MNRSDGSLVSSSTGVFYPYQHQDFYAMDSLFLSHMKQEEVWDFQSVTQVHLGFLGFLTLRGFLRESLSLPKLQVRGLSKHWKTYLAKVNFLGKGVPWESQEFIPNLVSDSVNPTLAFGGKGHWTSEFHWEREENDTTSVFFSATNKQSEGDIAISDLMKDFLHYSQTNHYLERAYIRKENSSYLYLNSKETNPRVFFRENPTDMPEFLFLVAELKTKPSTHLN
- a CDS encoding AMP-dependent synthetase/ligase yields the protein MPANLPELFQQSAEKFGNRPAFVSKDESKSYKPVTFKEVYDLGINLAEALIDLGVAAKENVALLADNRLEWIVSDYGILMSGACDVPRGTDITDSEIAYILNHCEAKVVFLENDKMLEKFQKNRSQLEFAKTLIVMDNKSTATGVLKLYDLIEKGKELRAKGSKKAEERMKAIAPDDLFTIIYTSGTTGMPKGVMLKHSNMIHQTSAILGSMIEIKKDERMLSILPVWHVFERVFEYLAIAAGCATYYTNVRDLRDDMKKSKPTFMASAPRLWESIYNGIYTRINDPKQTPAIRRGLFNLAYFFSKHFNAATRFLKGNQVDYVGRNPIVSLFRGLYYLVVAIVLAVPYFLLDLVVLSKIREATGGELKASVSGGGALQRHVDAFFNDIGINVLEGYGMTETSPVISVRTFKKLVQGSVGVITPETSVQIRDDLGNVLTHVDANQKLISGKYGARGVIHIRGPQVMKGYYKNPETTAKVLKDGWMDTGDIGMFNFKKTLTITGRAKDTVVLLGGENVEPVPIEDKLTESPFIAQVMVIGQDQKNLGALVVPDFDKLTEWAKENGISETDKQKLIENPKVLDFYKKEIKALNNTKTGFKSFEQVTPFILITKPFEVGDELTNLFKMKRHLITEKYKDKITALYAAD
- a CDS encoding TlpA family protein disulfide reductase; protein product: MMIQVFRRSTSSFYLIFLLSLFFCKPSKEVSDFYPDSLPGLTGKKERLEDFKGKVVVLDFWATWCEPCAKAVPTINQWKSSVSEKDFVFRGINTDTSEPLEKIQKDMDRLKMSYPTLLDKDWKMTDFYHVEGIPCLLVFDRAGKIVHRQYGIIGSDLSGLVIRSHVWAESDLP
- a CDS encoding glycosyltransferase family 4 protein, which produces MVRTTKRIGLDARPLSTRVSGVGRLIAETLKAFPHKEEYDFFLFSHLPIHEDHKAVLNLPNVTWVKGGGFLKWKGGLYYNLFIPFYLLKHRLDLFWGSQQVLPPFLPSSLSAVLTYCDLVLYLYPETMRWIAKVQQRLFQRYSVRRSSFILSISKQTSDDMCRKFDYPVDQTGVSYPGVNPEEMLKLLETEPSLRVKDLGTDYLLSVSTIEPRKNYPFLLEVFREYRKIDPHHYRPWVIVGKIGWESSEFIEELRQERALFKDIHILDSVSDSELQHLYKRAGLFAFASKYEGFGIPMVEAIFHGLNCVVSDIPTFREIGKDGVTYLPYQTKEDAKAWAESIKKFFEKPIPPEVSISEFTWENAAKITEEVFRKVLEEGE
- a CDS encoding 3'(2'),5'-bisphosphate nucleotidase CysQ, with the translated sequence MEENDFREVWQWVLSVGDSILSIYKSDFQIRDKGGNDPVTEADLFASEFLFEKISARFPNHGFLSEEKLDTNRRLDKEWVWILDPIDGTREFVKKNDQFALSLGLVRNGEAIWGVIFNPATGEFFSKNRNTFFAKLQPPFATEENFRTLVVESGSVLEPLAEEKPVSKKPILLVSLSEMKEGLFSDSFWQEDFEIRSMGSIAYKLGLLSAGFIDLIVSLKPKNEWDICGGIALLDEENFTCFPLKDKEYKFNQAETLSFGLVAGKKTAVTYLESKIDFHQLSLKVKERW